The Hymenobacter sp. GOD-10R genome includes a window with the following:
- a CDS encoding TolC family protein, producing MKKPLLPGRFLRQWLLLLSPVVLVFSAYSQQKALPISPPGTGAPAPLESHQLAADRSPTDTARVFSLQDLADLVFSNHPVVKQAALLSADAQAQVQQARGGFDPKLGSGFDRKLFGSTDYYNLWANELKVPLWPGGIDLKAGYDRMVGTYVNPEHRTPLNGLAAVGISVPLGQGLLIDARRSTLRQARIMVTAAEADKVKQINEVWLQAVKDYWNWYYAYQQALLIQEGVELADTRFQATSRKALLGDQAPIDSVEARITVQDRQVQAEQLGVDLQNARLVLSNNLWNKEAQPVELPAYAVPQAPRLTAVDSTQFGQLRDLASNRHPTLIKLDAKIRQLGIEERYQREMLKPVVNVSGSLLSRGDFYRPEVPAYYDIGWNNYKLGVDFAFPLFLRKERGKLQQTRLKVQDATLEQQQSRRTILNQVSAVYNTLKAYERQLTLQAQTIANQRTLLQAELQKFELGESTIFLVNSRETKLIDLRLKQESMRASYEKTLAELYYYAGTRTLGAEPATE from the coding sequence ATGAAGAAGCCCTTACTTCCTGGGCGTTTCTTGCGGCAGTGGCTGCTCTTACTCAGTCCTGTTGTGCTAGTTTTTAGCGCCTATTCGCAGCAAAAGGCGCTGCCAATAAGCCCACCCGGCACGGGAGCCCCGGCGCCGCTGGAATCGCACCAGTTGGCTGCCGATCGGTCGCCCACCGACACAGCGCGCGTGTTCTCCCTGCAAGACCTTGCAGATCTGGTATTTTCTAATCACCCCGTGGTGAAACAGGCAGCCCTGCTCAGCGCCGATGCCCAAGCGCAGGTGCAGCAAGCCCGCGGCGGCTTCGACCCCAAGCTAGGTTCGGGTTTCGACCGGAAGCTGTTTGGTAGCACCGACTACTATAACTTGTGGGCTAACGAGTTGAAGGTACCACTATGGCCGGGCGGCATCGATCTGAAGGCTGGCTACGACCGCATGGTGGGCACCTACGTGAACCCCGAACACCGCACGCCGCTCAACGGCTTGGCAGCGGTCGGCATATCAGTGCCCTTGGGTCAGGGTCTGCTAATTGACGCTCGCCGCAGCACCTTGCGCCAAGCCCGCATCATGGTGACGGCCGCTGAGGCCGACAAGGTAAAGCAGATCAACGAAGTGTGGCTGCAAGCGGTGAAGGACTATTGGAACTGGTACTATGCTTATCAACAGGCCTTGCTCATTCAGGAAGGCGTGGAGCTAGCCGATACCCGGTTTCAGGCAACCAGCCGCAAGGCGCTGCTCGGCGACCAGGCGCCCATCGATTCGGTCGAGGCGCGCATCACGGTGCAAGACCGGCAAGTGCAGGCCGAACAGCTGGGCGTAGATCTGCAAAACGCCCGCTTGGTGCTGTCGAATAACTTATGGAACAAGGAGGCTCAGCCGGTGGAGTTACCCGCCTACGCCGTGCCCCAGGCTCCGCGCCTCACGGCTGTCGACTCGACGCAGTTTGGGCAGCTGCGCGACCTAGCTTCCAACCGCCATCCCACCTTGATCAAGCTCGACGCCAAGATTCGGCAGCTCGGCATTGAAGAGCGTTATCAGCGTGAGATGCTCAAGCCGGTCGTTAACGTGAGCGGTAGCCTGCTCAGCCGCGGCGACTTCTACCGCCCCGAGGTGCCGGCCTACTACGATATTGGCTGGAACAACTACAAGCTAGGAGTCGACTTTGCGTTTCCCCTGTTTCTGCGCAAGGAGCGCGGGAAACTCCAGCAAACGCGCCTGAAGGTACAGGACGCAACCCTGGAACAACAGCAGAGTCGCCGCACCATCCTGAACCAGGTTAGCGCCGTGTACAACACGCTCAAAGCCTACGAGCGCCAACTTACCTTGCAAGCCCAAACCATTGCCAACCAACGCACCCTGCTGCAAGCCGAGCTGCAAAAGTTTGAGTTAGGAGAAAGCACCATCTTCTTGGTAAATAGCCGCGAAACCAAGCTCATCGACCTCCGACTCAAGCAGGAAAGCATGCGCGCCAGCTACGAAAAGACGCTAGCAGAACTGTATTACTACGCTGGCACTCGCACCCTAGGTGCCGAGCCAGCTACTGAATAG
- a CDS encoding HlyD family secretion protein, with the protein MLNLSNQHVDEAVWDEELSRSQKELLDPKGGRRIGRVLTVVGVVFLIILFLPWRQTIEGTGSLTTLSPQDRPQTVQNAIAGRIEHWNVREGQLVRKGDTLLTISEIKDEYFDPNLPLRLREQLAAKRGTVSAYAAKINATDQQVAALRATLNVQLSAARNRVTQARNTVSIDSADLVAVNNSFQIAQARLARYEAGYKNGLFSLTDIETRRLKLQEDLAKVTAQRNKLLNSRQSLANAAIELANLRAKYEQDLAKTLSDRSSAVSSLSSSEGEVASLRNKISNVEVRRGLYVVRAPQAGYVVRTLKAGIGETIKEGESIATLQPDAPVLAAELYVRAMDVPLIQRGRTVRLQFDGWPAVQFSGWPSVAVGTFGGTVTVIDVVSSTNGKYRLLVRPRLDQKNEDGAWPAQLRLGSGVYGWVILDSVPVWYEIWRQLNGFPPSLQAAPEEAPVKDKADKKQS; encoded by the coding sequence ATGCTTAATCTATCAAATCAACATGTAGACGAAGCTGTTTGGGATGAAGAGCTTAGCCGTTCCCAGAAAGAACTCCTCGACCCCAAAGGTGGCCGCCGCATTGGCCGTGTCCTGACGGTGGTAGGCGTCGTGTTCCTGATCATCCTGTTTTTGCCCTGGCGCCAAACCATTGAAGGCACCGGCAGCCTGACCACCCTGAGCCCCCAAGACCGCCCACAAACCGTGCAGAACGCCATTGCGGGTCGTATTGAGCATTGGAACGTGCGCGAAGGCCAATTGGTGAGAAAAGGCGACACCCTGCTGACCATCTCCGAAATCAAGGACGAGTACTTTGATCCCAACCTACCGCTCCGTCTGCGCGAGCAGCTAGCTGCCAAACGCGGCACCGTCTCGGCTTATGCGGCCAAGATCAATGCCACCGATCAGCAAGTAGCAGCCTTGCGCGCTACCCTCAACGTGCAGCTCTCCGCCGCTCGCAACCGCGTAACGCAGGCCCGCAACACCGTCTCGATTGACAGCGCCGACTTAGTGGCCGTCAACAACTCCTTTCAGATTGCGCAGGCGCGGCTTGCCCGCTATGAAGCTGGCTATAAGAATGGCTTGTTTTCGCTGACTGACATTGAAACGCGGCGCCTGAAGTTGCAGGAAGACCTAGCCAAGGTGACGGCCCAGCGCAACAAGCTCCTGAACTCCCGACAGTCGTTGGCCAACGCGGCCATTGAGCTAGCTAACCTACGCGCCAAGTACGAGCAAGACCTCGCCAAAACCCTCTCCGACCGCAGCTCGGCCGTGTCGAGCCTATCGAGCTCGGAAGGTGAAGTGGCGTCGCTGCGCAACAAGATCAGCAACGTGGAGGTGCGCCGCGGCCTGTACGTGGTGCGGGCCCCGCAAGCTGGCTACGTAGTACGCACCCTCAAAGCCGGTATCGGCGAGACGATCAAAGAAGGCGAATCCATTGCCACCTTGCAACCCGACGCCCCGGTGCTGGCGGCTGAACTGTACGTGCGCGCCATGGATGTACCACTCATTCAGCGCGGGCGCACGGTGCGCTTGCAGTTCGATGGCTGGCCGGCGGTGCAGTTTTCGGGCTGGCCCTCGGTAGCCGTGGGCACCTTCGGCGGCACCGTCACGGTCATTGATGTGGTCAGCAGCACGAATGGCAAGTACCGCCTGCTGGTGCGCCCCAGGCTCGACCAAAAAAATGAGGACGGTGCGTGGCCTGCGCAGCTACGCCTAGGTTCGGGCGTGTACGGCTGGGTGATTCTGGATTCTGTGCCGGTGTGGTACGAAATCTGGCGTCAACTCAACGGCTTCCCTCCTAGCCTGCAAGCTGCTCCTGAAGAAGCTCCTGTAAAAGACAAAGCAGACAAAAAACAGTCATGA
- a CDS encoding ABC transporter transmembrane domain-containing protein, with translation MASKNLHLPPPTPWQRLTRMLDTERRSIRYIIYYAILTGLISLTLPLGTQAVFNLVSTGAVFASTYILIGVVVLGVLLGGFLLIGQLTLVEAIEQRLYAKAAAEFAYRLPRIQPSALDGENPPELVNRFFDILTVQKSLTKLLIDLMFAGIQILFGVIVLSFYHPIFIGFGLFTLIMLVFIYWVNYRRALRTSLEESSYKYKTVDWLEQVAGALPKYRDNPEEQRRAIQRTDELTADYLHARNDHFRVLKQYFGWSIALRTVLTGGLLIAGTLFVVSRQMTLGQFVAAEVLIVQISSAIEKLVTGVSTIFDILTGVEKLAVVTDLPLDEKKTSEAHA, from the coding sequence ATGGCTTCTAAAAACCTTCACTTACCACCGCCTACTCCCTGGCAGCGCCTCACGCGCATGCTCGATACCGAACGTCGTTCCATCCGCTACATCATTTACTACGCCATTCTCACGGGTCTCATCAGCCTCACGCTGCCGCTCGGTACGCAGGCCGTGTTCAACTTGGTGTCGACGGGGGCTGTGTTTGCTTCCACCTACATTCTAATCGGGGTGGTAGTGCTAGGTGTGCTACTCGGTGGGTTCCTGCTTATTGGGCAGTTAACGCTGGTAGAAGCCATTGAACAGCGGCTGTATGCCAAAGCTGCTGCCGAATTTGCCTACCGCTTGCCGCGCATTCAGCCTAGTGCCCTCGATGGCGAGAACCCACCCGAACTGGTCAATCGCTTCTTCGACATCCTGACGGTGCAAAAGAGCCTCACTAAGCTTCTGATTGACTTGATGTTTGCCGGTATTCAGATCTTGTTCGGCGTAATTGTGCTGTCGTTCTACCACCCCATTTTTATTGGGTTTGGTTTGTTCACGTTGATCATGTTGGTGTTCATCTACTGGGTGAACTACCGCCGCGCCTTGCGCACGAGCCTGGAAGAATCGTCGTACAAGTACAAAACCGTCGATTGGCTGGAGCAAGTGGCGGGTGCCTTACCCAAATACCGCGACAACCCCGAAGAACAACGCCGCGCCATTCAGCGCACCGACGAGCTCACTGCTGACTACCTACACGCCCGCAACGACCACTTCCGGGTGCTAAAGCAATACTTTGGCTGGTCGATAGCATTGCGCACGGTACTCACGGGAGGTTTGCTTATTGCCGGTACCCTGTTCGTGGTGTCGCGCCAAATGACCCTAGGTCAATTTGTGGCGGCGGAGGTACTTATCGTGCAGATTAGCAGCGCGATTGAAAAGCTGGTTACTGGCGTCAGCACCATATTTGACATCCTGACCGGCGTGGAAAAACTCGCCGTAGTGACGGATTTACCCCTCGACGAAAAAAAGACATCAGAAGCCCATGCTTAA